A part of Escherichia marmotae genomic DNA contains:
- the ahpF gene encoding alkyl hydroperoxide reductase subunit F has translation MLDTNMKTQLKAYLEKLTKPVELIATLDDSAKSAEIKELLAEIAELSDKVTFKEDNSLPVRKPSFLITNPGSNQGPRFAGSPLGHEFTSLVLALLWTGGHPSKEAQSLLEQIRDIDGDFEFETYYSLSCHNCPDVVQALNLMSVLNPRIKHTAIDGGTFQNEITDRNVMGVPAVFVNGKEFGQGRMTLTEIVAKIDTGAEKRAAEELNKRDAYDVLIVGSGPAGAAAAIYSARKGIRTGLMGERFGGQILDTVDIENYISVPKTEGQKLAGALKVHVDEYDVDVIDSQSASKLIPAAVEGGLHQIETASGAVLKARSIIVATGAKWRNMNVPGEDQYRTKGVTYCPHCDGPLFKGKRVAVIGGGNSGVEAAIDLAGIVEHVTLLEFAPEMKADQVLQDKLRSLKNVDIILNAQTTEVKGDGSKVVGLEYRDRVSGDIHNIELAGIFVQIGLLPNTNWLEGAVERNRMGEIIIDAKCETNVKGVFAAGDCTTVPYKQIIIATGEGAKASLSAFDYLIRTKTA, from the coding sequence ATGCTCGACACAAATATGAAAACTCAACTCAAGGCTTACCTTGAGAAATTGACCAAGCCTGTTGAGTTAATTGCCACGCTGGATGACAGCGCTAAATCGGCAGAAATCAAGGAACTGTTGGCTGAGATCGCAGAACTGTCAGACAAAGTCACCTTTAAAGAAGATAACAGCTTGCCGGTGCGTAAGCCGTCTTTCCTGATCACCAACCCAGGTTCTAACCAGGGGCCGCGTTTTGCAGGCTCTCCGCTGGGCCATGAATTTACCTCGCTGGTACTGGCTCTGCTGTGGACCGGTGGTCATCCGTCGAAAGAAGCGCAGTCTCTGCTGGAGCAGATCCGCGACATTGACGGTGATTTTGAATTTGAAACTTATTATTCGCTTTCCTGCCATAACTGTCCGGACGTGGTGCAGGCGCTGAACCTGATGAGCGTACTGAACCCGCGCATTAAACACACGGCGATTGACGGTGGTACGTTCCAGAACGAAATCACCGATCGTAACGTGATGGGCGTTCCGGCCGTATTCGTGAATGGTAAAGAGTTTGGTCAGGGGCGTATGACGCTGACTGAAATCGTTGCGAAGATTGATACTGGCGCTGAAAAACGTGCGGCAGAAGAGCTGAACAAGCGTGACGCTTATGATGTGCTGATCGTTGGTTCTGGCCCGGCGGGTGCTGCGGCGGCAATTTACTCCGCACGTAAGGGTATCCGTACTGGTCTGATGGGCGAACGTTTCGGTGGTCAGATCCTCGATACCGTTGACATTGAAAACTACATCTCCGTGCCGAAAACCGAAGGCCAGAAACTGGCTGGTGCGCTGAAAGTTCACGTTGATGAATACGATGTTGATGTGATCGACAGCCAGAGCGCGAGCAAGCTGATCCCGGCCGCGGTTGAAGGCGGTCTGCATCAGATTGAAACAGCTTCCGGCGCGGTACTGAAAGCCCGCAGCATTATCGTGGCGACCGGCGCAAAATGGCGCAACATGAACGTTCCGGGTGAAGATCAGTATCGCACCAAAGGCGTAACCTACTGCCCGCACTGCGACGGCCCGCTGTTTAAAGGCAAACGTGTAGCGGTGATTGGCGGCGGCAACTCCGGCGTGGAAGCCGCGATTGATCTGGCGGGTATTGTTGAACACGTTACCCTGCTTGAGTTTGCGCCAGAAATGAAAGCCGACCAGGTTCTGCAGGACAAACTGCGCAGTCTGAAAAACGTCGACATCATTCTGAATGCGCAAACCACTGAAGTAAAAGGCGACGGTAGCAAAGTTGTTGGTCTGGAATACCGTGATCGCGTGAGCGGCGATATTCACAATATCGAACTGGCCGGTATTTTCGTTCAGATTGGTCTGCTGCCGAACACCAACTGGCTGGAAGGCGCAGTAGAACGTAACCGCATGGGTGAAATCATCATCGATGCGAAATGCGAAACCAACGTCAAAGGCGTGTTTGCAGCCGGTGACTGTACGACGGTTCCGTACAAACAGATCATCATCGCCACTGGCGAAGGTGCCAAAGCCTCTCTGAGTGCCTTTGACTACCTGATTCGCACCAAAACTGCATAA
- the ahpC gene encoding alkyl hydroperoxide reductase subunit C, with amino-acid sequence MSLINTKIKPFKNQAFKNGEFIEITEKDTEGRWSVFFFYPADFTFVCPTELGDVADHYEELQKLGVDVYAVSTDTHFTHKAWHSSSETIAKIKYAMIGDPTGALTRNFDNMREDEGLADRATFVVDPQGIIQAIEVTAEGIGRDASDLLRKIKAAQYVASHPGEVCPAKWKEGEATLAPSLDLVGKI; translated from the coding sequence ATGTCCTTGATTAACACCAAAATTAAACCTTTTAAAAACCAGGCATTCAAAAACGGCGAATTCATCGAAATCACCGAGAAAGACACCGAAGGCCGCTGGAGCGTCTTCTTCTTCTACCCGGCTGACTTTACTTTCGTATGCCCGACCGAACTGGGCGACGTTGCTGACCACTACGAAGAACTGCAGAAACTGGGTGTAGATGTATACGCAGTATCTACCGATACTCACTTCACCCACAAAGCATGGCACAGCAGCTCTGAAACCATCGCTAAAATTAAATATGCAATGATCGGTGACCCGACTGGCGCCCTGACCCGTAACTTCGACAACATGCGTGAAGATGAAGGCCTGGCTGACCGTGCTACCTTCGTTGTTGACCCGCAGGGTATCATCCAGGCTATCGAAGTTACCGCTGAAGGCATTGGCCGTGACGCATCTGACCTGCTGCGTAAAATCAAAGCAGCACAGTACGTGGCTTCTCACCCAGGTGAAGTTTGCCCGGCTAAATGGAAAGAAGGTGAAGCAACTCTGGCTCCATCCCTGGACCTGGTTGGTAAAATCTAA